In Alteracholeplasma palmae J233, a single genomic region encodes these proteins:
- a CDS encoding acetyl-CoA carboxylase biotin carboxyl carrier protein, protein MKLKEIQSIIKDFESSTLRSLELEMDSFKLKLSKNNIEEPKTITNHIIEQKNSDQTLIEPTINLPKKEIKSPLVGTYYESSSPTSEPFVTKGSKVKKGDVVCIIEAMKIMNEITSPYDGVIDSVCLENKNVVGFDDVLFTVVENENTK, encoded by the coding sequence ATGAAACTAAAAGAAATTCAAAGTATTATAAAAGATTTTGAGAGTTCAACTTTGAGGTCTTTAGAGTTAGAAATGGATTCTTTTAAATTAAAACTTTCAAAGAATAACATCGAAGAACCAAAAACAATCACAAATCATATAATAGAACAAAAAAATAGTGATCAAACATTGATTGAGCCAACGATTAATTTACCTAAAAAAGAAATCAAATCACCACTTGTTGGAACATATTATGAATCATCAAGCCCTACTAGCGAACCATTTGTAACTAAAGGTTCTAAAGTGAAAAAAGGTGATGTTGTTTGCATTATTGAAGCTATGAAAATTATGAATGAAATTACAAGCCCATATGACGGAGTTATTGATTCTGTTTGTTTAGAAAATAAGAATGTTGTGGGATTTGATGACGTTTTATTTACAGTTGTAGAAAATGAAAACACAAAATAA
- the acpP gene encoding acyl carrier protein, which translates to MLNQIIELVADELNLDSKTLTKETRLQEDLNVDSLDVVELVMKLEEEFNIEVTDEQAASLKTIEDILNFVEANK; encoded by the coding sequence ATGTTAAACCAAATTATAGAATTAGTAGCAGACGAATTAAATTTAGATTCAAAAACACTTACAAAGGAAACTAGATTGCAAGAAGATCTAAATGTTGATAGTCTAGATGTAGTAGAATTAGTAATGAAATTAGAAGAAGAATTTAATATTGAAGTAACAGACGAACAAGCAGCAAGCCTAAAAACAATTGAAGATATCCTAAATTTTGTTGAAGCAAATAAATAA
- a CDS encoding GlsB/YeaQ/YmgE family stress response membrane protein: MEWLWNLLIFLAIGALIGYVAAILTGNKKDGLIRNIIIGILGSLVGGIIGKLIPVGDANALSLWGILLSVVGSIIVIVVGRFVTKRR, from the coding sequence ATGGAATGGTTATGGAATTTACTTATTTTCTTAGCGATTGGGGCACTTATTGGTTATGTTGCTGCAATCTTAACAGGAAATAAAAAAGATGGACTTATTAGAAATATTATTATCGGTATCCTAGGTTCTCTAGTCGGAGGTATTATTGGTAAATTAATTCCAGTAGGAGATGCAAATGCATTATCACTATGGGGTATTTTATTATCAGTAGTAGGATCGATTATTGTTATTGTTGTTGGAAGATTCGTTACAAAAAGAAGATAA